The proteins below are encoded in one region of Cetobacterium somerae ATCC BAA-474:
- a CDS encoding Cof-type HAD-IIB family hydrolase, with the protein MIKSVALDLDGTLLNSKKEISNQNISILRELYKKGVEIFIVTGRSYSATKEILKKLELPIIVICYNGAKVIDTKNESILLEEPLSEDIVKVLIEISRKNNIHLNLYQDENWFVEDKKNWQTEYYKNNIGIDAVEKNFNNFTSLLMTKALFIDERCNLEKIEKEIKEKLRDIVHLTYSQERYLEILNKKVNKGKSLEKILQLKNLTLDTCVAFGDANNDKEMLEMVGYGVVMKNGEEDLKKDAKYLTDSNDNDGVYKFLVQKI; encoded by the coding sequence ATGATAAAATCGGTAGCATTAGATTTAGATGGAACTTTACTAAATTCTAAAAAAGAGATTAGCAATCAAAATATATCTATTCTAAGAGAGTTATATAAAAAAGGAGTAGAGATTTTTATAGTTACAGGAAGATCGTACAGTGCAACAAAAGAAATTTTAAAAAAATTAGAGTTACCAATTATAGTAATTTGTTATAATGGTGCAAAAGTTATAGATACAAAAAATGAGAGTATTTTATTAGAAGAACCACTTTCAGAAGATATAGTTAAAGTATTGATAGAAATTTCTAGAAAAAATAATATTCATTTAAATTTATATCAAGATGAAAATTGGTTTGTTGAAGATAAAAAAAATTGGCAAACAGAATATTACAAAAATAATATAGGAATAGATGCAGTTGAAAAAAACTTTAATAATTTTACAAGTTTATTAATGACAAAAGCATTATTTATAGATGAACGATGTAATTTAGAAAAAATAGAAAAAGAAATTAAAGAGAAACTAAGAGATATAGTGCATTTAACATATTCACAAGAGAGATATTTAGAAATTTTAAATAAAAAAGTTAATAAGGGAAAAAGTTTAGAAAAAATCTTACAATTAAAGAATCTAACTTTAGATACGTGTGTTGCCTTCGGAGATGCAAACAATGACAAAGAAATGCTAGAAATGGTTGGATATGGAGTTGTTATGAAAAATGGAGAAGAAGATTTAAAAAAAGATGCAAAATATTTAACAGATTCAAATGATAATGATGGAGTGTACAAATTTTTAGTACAAAAAATATGA